One Serpentinicella alkaliphila DNA segment encodes these proteins:
- a CDS encoding beta-ketoacyl-ACP synthase III — translation MLTNFIDVGIVGTGSYLPKRIMTNKDMEQIVETSDEWIRTRTGIEERRVLEDELATSDMATEAARIALEDAKLSAEDIDLIIVGTCTPDMPFPATACIVQANLGAKKAAAFDVETACSGFLYALTIGEQFIKTGFYKNVLVIGAETLTRILDWKDRNTCVIFGDGAGAVVLQGVDKGYGILSSHLGADGANGGFLTQPAGGARMPATLETVENRLHTIQMDGSEVFKFAVRAMGKASMKVLEDSNLSLEDIDLLIPHQANVRIIDAAAKRLKLTDDKVYVNLNRVGNMSAASVPVALDEANKKGLIKKGDIVLLVAFGGGLTWGSSIMRWAKQ, via the coding sequence ACATGGAACAAATCGTTGAAACATCAGATGAGTGGATTAGAACAAGAACAGGTATTGAGGAAAGAAGAGTACTTGAAGATGAGTTGGCCACATCTGATATGGCCACCGAGGCCGCTAGAATTGCTCTTGAAGATGCTAAATTATCTGCAGAAGATATAGACCTTATAATTGTTGGAACTTGCACTCCAGATATGCCTTTTCCTGCTACTGCATGTATTGTTCAGGCTAATCTTGGGGCTAAAAAGGCAGCTGCCTTTGATGTAGAGACTGCTTGCTCAGGATTTTTATATGCATTGACTATAGGGGAGCAATTTATTAAAACTGGATTCTACAAAAATGTTTTAGTTATAGGTGCAGAGACCCTTACTAGAATTCTAGATTGGAAGGATAGGAATACTTGTGTGATTTTTGGAGACGGTGCAGGAGCCGTTGTTCTTCAAGGGGTTGATAAGGGCTATGGTATTTTATCATCTCATTTAGGAGCTGATGGGGCAAATGGTGGATTTTTAACTCAGCCAGCAGGTGGAGCAAGAATGCCAGCAACTCTTGAAACTGTAGAGAATAGACTTCATACTATTCAAATGGATGGAAGTGAAGTATTTAAATTTGCAGTTAGAGCAATGGGTAAAGCATCAATGAAGGTACTAGAGGATAGTAATCTTTCATTAGAAGATATCGATTTATTGATTCCACATCAGGCTAATGTGAGAATAATTGATGCGGCAGCTAAAAGATTAAAACTAACTGATGACAAAGTATATGTAAATCTAAATAGAGTTGGAAATATGTCTGCGGCCTCCGTTCCGGTTGCCTTAGATGAAGCAAATAAAAAAGGACTTATAAAAAAAGGTGATATAGTTCTTTTAGTAGCCTTTGGTGGAGGCTTAACTTGGGGTTCTTCCATTATGAGATGGGCTAAGCAATAA
- the fabK gene encoding enoyl-[acyl-carrier-protein] reductase FabK has protein sequence MFHTELCDILNIKYPIIQGGMAWVATAELAAAVSNAGGLGIIAGGNAPADILEREIKKAKKLTNKPFGVNVMLLSPFIEDVMKVVYKEEVPVISTGAGNPGKYMGELKKLGTKVLPVVPSIALAKRMESLGADAIIVEGTEAGGHIGELTTMALVPQIIDSVSIPVIAAGGIADGRGFLAALSLGAKGVQIGTRFICSNECEVHENYKLAIIKAKDRDAIVTARSTGHPVRVLKNKFSKELLKLEKEGHDPEALYSLGTGKLRLAAVEGDMENGSVMIGQIAGMVKNIKSCEEIINEILEDAKSQLSLMKELV, from the coding sequence ATGTTTCATACAGAGCTTTGTGATATTTTAAATATTAAGTATCCAATAATACAAGGCGGGATGGCATGGGTTGCTACTGCGGAGCTTGCTGCTGCAGTTTCAAATGCTGGTGGTCTAGGAATTATTGCTGGGGGTAATGCACCAGCGGATATTTTAGAGCGAGAAATTAAAAAGGCGAAAAAGCTAACAAATAAGCCCTTTGGTGTTAATGTTATGCTATTATCACCATTTATTGAGGATGTAATGAAGGTTGTATATAAGGAAGAAGTGCCTGTTATTTCCACTGGTGCAGGGAACCCTGGTAAATATATGGGTGAACTGAAAAAACTAGGTACAAAAGTTTTACCAGTAGTTCCATCTATAGCTTTAGCTAAAAGAATGGAGTCCTTAGGAGCAGATGCTATAATTGTTGAAGGAACTGAGGCTGGCGGTCATATTGGCGAATTAACTACAATGGCTTTAGTCCCGCAAATAATTGATAGTGTTAGCATTCCTGTAATTGCTGCTGGTGGAATTGCTGATGGAAGAGGTTTCTTAGCTGCATTATCCTTAGGTGCTAAAGGAGTTCAAATAGGTACTAGATTTATATGCTCTAATGAGTGCGAAGTTCATGAAAACTACAAGTTAGCAATTATTAAGGCTAAGGATAGAGATGCTATAGTTACTGCTAGATCCACAGGGCATCCAGTCCGAGTGCTAAAAAATAAATTTAGTAAAGAACTTTTGAAATTGGAAAAAGAAGGCCATGATCCAGAGGCACTATATAGTTTGGGAACAGGTAAATTAAGACTAGCTGCTGTTGAAGGTGATATGGAAAATGGTTCTGTAATGATAGGTCAAATAGCTGGAATGGTAAAAAATATAAAATCCTGTGAAGAAATTATTAATGAAATACTTGAGGATGCTAAATCACAGCTAAGCTTAATGAAAGAATTGGTCTAA
- the fabD gene encoding ACP S-malonyltransferase, translating into MTKLAFVFPGQGSQYVGMGKELFDNFNIVKDTFEEASDSLGLDMKKLCFEGPEDILVQTENTQPAILTTSVAFLRVLLSEGVDCSITAGLSLGEYGALVKSKAIKFTDAVKLVKKRGKFMQEAVPLGIGTMAAILGLEREVLVKCLEESKEYGIVEAANFNSPGQIVISGEVKAVEAAIKKISEAGAKKAVLLPVSAPFHSSLLKPAGDNLKIELNNIEIFDPSIPVVSNVTASKLLAKEEIAPALVKQVSSSVLWHDSVKLMLEEEVSTFIEVGPGKALSAFIKKIAKTEGYKANTLNVDDLNSLKSVLNTIK; encoded by the coding sequence ATGACTAAACTAGCTTTTGTATTTCCAGGGCAAGGATCTCAATATGTTGGTATGGGAAAAGAGTTATTTGATAATTTTAATATAGTTAAGGATACCTTTGAAGAGGCAAGTGATAGCTTAGGTTTAGATATGAAAAAACTTTGCTTCGAAGGACCAGAAGATATTTTGGTTCAAACAGAGAATACTCAGCCTGCAATTCTAACGACAAGTGTAGCTTTTTTAAGAGTACTTCTGTCTGAAGGTGTAGATTGTAGTATTACTGCTGGACTGAGTCTTGGTGAATATGGGGCTTTAGTTAAATCTAAAGCTATAAAATTTACTGACGCAGTAAAGTTGGTGAAAAAAAGAGGTAAGTTTATGCAGGAGGCGGTTCCTTTAGGTATAGGAACTATGGCTGCAATTTTAGGACTTGAGAGAGAAGTATTAGTTAAATGCTTAGAGGAATCTAAGGAGTATGGCATAGTTGAGGCGGCGAACTTTAATAGCCCTGGACAAATAGTTATCTCCGGGGAAGTTAAGGCTGTAGAGGCGGCTATTAAAAAGATTTCCGAAGCTGGAGCTAAAAAGGCTGTTCTCTTACCTGTAAGTGCACCATTTCATTCAAGCCTATTAAAACCAGCAGGGGATAATTTAAAAATTGAACTAAATAATATAGAGATTTTTGATCCTTCGATTCCGGTTGTATCAAATGTTACTGCTAGTAAACTACTAGCTAAAGAGGAAATAGCTCCGGCTTTAGTAAAACAGGTGAGCAGCTCAGTTCTATGGCATGACTCAGTAAAACTAATGCTAGAAGAGGAAGTAAGTACATTTATTGAAGTTGGCCCTGGTAAAGCTTTATCCGCGTTCATTAAAAAAATTGCAAAAACAGAAGGTTATAAAGCAAACACATTAAATGTTGATGATTTAAATTCACTTAAATCCGTGCTAAATACTATTAAATAA
- the fabG gene encoding 3-oxoacyl-[acyl-carrier-protein] reductase has product MLVKGKNALVTGASRGIGKEIALTLAKNGANVIVNYPIDSEAEAANEVVKEIEKLNVKALAVKADVTSESEVKEMVDAIDKNFDTLDILVNNAGITRDNLLIRMKEDDWDRVIDVNLKGTFICTKAVARKMMKQKYGKIVNVSSVVGVMGNAGQANYCASKAGVIGLTKSVARELASKEINVNAIAPGFIETEMTAILSEDVKNQMLANIPLKKYGKPEDVANLVLFLSSDLSKYITGQVILVDGGMGI; this is encoded by the coding sequence TTGTTAGTTAAAGGGAAAAATGCATTAGTAACTGGCGCTTCAAGAGGTATAGGTAAAGAAATAGCCCTTACTCTTGCGAAAAATGGTGCTAATGTAATTGTTAATTATCCAATTGATTCCGAAGCTGAGGCTGCGAATGAAGTAGTAAAGGAAATTGAAAAATTAAATGTTAAGGCATTAGCTGTAAAAGCTGACGTTACTTCTGAATCCGAAGTAAAAGAAATGGTGGATGCAATAGATAAAAACTTTGATACTCTTGATATTCTAGTAAACAATGCAGGTATAACTAGAGATAATCTTCTTATAAGAATGAAGGAAGATGATTGGGATAGAGTTATTGATGTAAACCTAAAGGGTACATTTATATGTACTAAAGCTGTAGCGAGAAAAATGATGAAACAAAAATATGGGAAAATTGTAAATGTTTCATCAGTTGTAGGGGTTATGGGGAATGCTGGGCAGGCAAATTATTGCGCGTCTAAAGCAGGAGTTATTGGCCTTACAAAATCTGTTGCTAGAGAGCTTGCAAGCAAAGAAATTAATGTTAATGCCATAGCACCAGGGTTTATAGAAACAGAAATGACTGCTATACTTAGTGAGGATGTAAAAAATCAAATGCTTGCTAATATTCCACTTAAAAAGTATGGAAAGCCTGAGGATGTAGCTAATTTAGTTCTATTCTTAAGTAGTGATTTATCAAAATACATAACTGGCCAAGTAATTTTAGTTGATGGTGGTATGGGTATATAG
- the acpP gene encoding acyl carrier protein gives MVFEKVVKIVGEQLGLEDLSGVTPQTSLMSDLEADSLDAVEIIMAIEDEFGVEIPDEDAESFKNIGDICKYVEKNLE, from the coding sequence ATGGTATTTGAAAAAGTTGTAAAAATAGTTGGAGAGCAATTAGGACTTGAAGATTTAAGTGGTGTTACACCTCAAACTTCTTTAATGAGTGATTTAGAGGCTGACTCTTTAGATGCAGTTGAAATCATTATGGCGATTGAAGATGAGTTTGGTGTAGAGATTCCTGATGAAGACGCAGAAAGCTTCAAAAATATTGGAGATATCTGTAAATACGTAGAAAAAAACCTAGAGTAA
- the fabF gene encoding beta-ketoacyl-ACP synthase II → MSKRVVVTGLGCVTPIGTGKDAFWNSLISGVSGADYITKFDTTDYPTKIAAEVKNFNPDEFIDKKESKRMDRYTQFAAAAAKMAIEDANLNLNEINNDQFGVVLGSGIGGMDTLEDQGTKHREKGVKRVSPFFIPMMIANMAAGHVSMLYNAKGPNTTVVTACASSTNAVGEAFKIIQRGDAEIMITGGTEASITPLAMAGFCSMKAMSTNNDNPKKASRPFDLNRDGFVMGEGAGILILEDLDHAIKRGAKIYAEIVGYGMSADAYHITAPAPDGEGAARSMNMALRDAKITYDQVDYINAHGTSTPYNDRFETMAIKNVFKEHAKELCVSSTKSMTGHLLGGAGAIEAIACIMSIQNNLVPPTINYETPDPDCDLDYVPNKAREREVNVALSNSLGFGGHNATIIFKNY, encoded by the coding sequence ATGAGTAAAAGAGTTGTAGTAACTGGATTAGGATGTGTTACTCCTATTGGTACAGGTAAAGATGCATTTTGGAACTCTCTTATATCAGGTGTATCTGGGGCTGATTACATTACTAAGTTTGATACAACAGATTATCCTACTAAAATAGCTGCAGAAGTAAAAAACTTTAATCCTGATGAGTTCATTGATAAAAAAGAAAGTAAAAGAATGGATAGATATACTCAATTTGCAGCAGCAGCAGCAAAAATGGCTATAGAAGATGCTAATTTAAATTTAAATGAAATAAATAATGATCAATTCGGGGTTGTACTTGGTTCTGGAATAGGTGGTATGGATACTCTAGAGGATCAAGGTACAAAGCATAGGGAAAAGGGAGTAAAGAGAGTTAGTCCTTTCTTTATACCTATGATGATTGCTAATATGGCTGCTGGTCACGTTTCTATGCTATATAATGCTAAAGGGCCAAATACTACAGTAGTTACTGCTTGCGCTTCTTCAACAAATGCCGTAGGTGAGGCTTTTAAAATTATTCAACGTGGTGATGCAGAGATAATGATAACAGGTGGAACCGAGGCTTCAATTACACCACTGGCAATGGCAGGTTTTTGTTCTATGAAAGCTATGTCGACTAATAACGATAATCCTAAAAAGGCTAGTCGTCCTTTTGATTTAAATAGAGATGGTTTCGTTATGGGAGAAGGGGCTGGTATATTAATTCTTGAGGATTTGGACCACGCAATAAAGCGTGGAGCAAAAATTTATGCAGAAATAGTAGGATATGGAATGAGTGCTGATGCATATCATATAACTGCTCCAGCACCAGACGGAGAAGGGGCTGCAAGATCTATGAATATGGCTTTAAGAGATGCTAAGATCACTTATGATCAAGTAGATTATATAAATGCCCATGGTACAAGTACTCCATATAACGATAGATTCGAAACAATGGCTATTAAAAATGTATTTAAAGAGCATGCAAAAGAACTTTGTGTAAGCTCGACTAAATCAATGACTGGACATTTGCTTGGTGGAGCAGGGGCTATTGAAGCGATTGCTTGTATTATGTCAATTCAAAACAATTTAGTGCCACCAACTATTAACTATGAGACACCTGATCCAGATTGTGATTTGGATTATGTACCGAATAAGGCGAGAGAAAGAGAAGTTAATGTTGCTCTATCAAATTCTTTAGGTTTCGGTGGGCATAATGCGACAATTATATTTAAAAACTACTAA
- the rnc gene encoding ribonuclease III, which translates to MILDKNFKKGMEEIQIILNHSFSSLETLQESLIHSSYANETKGKSIRYNERLEFLGDSVLGLIVSDYIFKKYKHLPEGELTKVRANVVCEPSLANIAKKINLGKYLLLGRGEENTGGRNRDSILADAFEAIIGALYIDGGIEVARGFIISNLAESIELASKGSLFRDYKTHLQELMQSKSSDKITYNVVNTYGPDHDKTFDVEVVTSDKVIGTGRGKSKKEAEQNAAKQAIERVNL; encoded by the coding sequence TTGATTTTAGATAAGAATTTTAAAAAAGGTATGGAAGAAATACAAATAATATTAAACCACAGTTTCAGTTCTCTTGAAACTTTGCAGGAGTCCCTAATTCATAGCTCCTATGCTAACGAGACTAAAGGAAAAAGTATTCGATATAACGAAAGACTTGAGTTTCTAGGGGATTCTGTTTTAGGCTTAATTGTTAGCGACTATATATTTAAAAAGTATAAACATTTACCTGAGGGAGAATTAACAAAAGTCAGGGCTAATGTTGTTTGCGAACCTTCCTTAGCAAATATTGCAAAGAAAATAAACTTGGGAAAATATTTATTATTAGGAAGAGGAGAAGAAAACACCGGTGGGAGAAATCGTGATTCTATATTAGCTGATGCTTTTGAAGCCATTATCGGTGCTCTATACATTGATGGTGGAATCGAGGTTGCTAGAGGGTTCATTATTTCTAACCTAGCAGAAAGTATCGAACTTGCCAGTAAAGGAAGCTTATTTAGAGACTATAAGACCCATCTTCAAGAATTGATGCAAAGTAAATCTTCTGATAAAATAACATATAATGTTGTAAATACATATGGTCCAGATCATGATAAAACCTTTGATGTAGAAGTTGTTACTTCAGATAAAGTTATTGGTACAGGGAGAGGTAAAAGTAAAAAAGAGGCTGAGCAAAACGCAGCAAAACAAGCAATAGAAAGAGTAAATCTTTAG
- the smc gene encoding chromosome segregation protein SMC, translating into MYLKKIEMQGFKSFANKIEMNFDQGITGIVGPNGSGKSNISDGIRWVLGEQSIKSLRGSKTEDIIFSGTATRKAQGMAEVSLTLDNSLKILPIEYDEVTITRRVYRSGESEYYINKSLCRLKDIRELLMDTGIGKDGYSIIGQGKIDEILSNKSEDRRLVFEEAAGIVKYKTRKEDSEKKLQSTDDNLSRIADIISELEGQLGPLERQSKKAKQFLELREKLLNLEVSLFVKEIDKHDIELRHIKDQLAVLENSLNGRQQEKDVLIQELKGLTNEILQKEEEWSKLQSDKHEVENNIQALEGIINLNKEKKFNGEQNFNRITSEVKDTKHKENQLRIELENKLEQLKYLENDINEIISKLKDTIKEYDLLLGKKNNQEKELESLKSNIIDSLNKASDKKSEAKGFKTLIETMELREKQIDEDISTNKVSLKSIATDIQHVSNQLKVEELNINNMRKDIEILNNETKQIQVDINNKYKEVEKAKGNLTHQASRLKVLQDLEKEHDGFSKGVKNLLAACENSKELGTGVYGAIANLIKVSNGYELAIETALGASVQNIVSETETEGKKLIEHLKKNNLGRVTILPISAIKPKFISSQEENIIKGFEDIYIAFDIVKFDSKFKDIMSNLLKRVIIVPDLTVGIELAKKLDYKFKIVTIDGDVINIGGSLTGGSVSKNNSGIFERKKEIDNLLVNIEELHVNVNNKESELELTKTLLIDTNSKLHEKTNQLQEKMIEINTYNNKLEQLNKDETNNNRVLAQLEKEKKQINSIIIDTQNKLNIIIDDINIIELDIESVRNEVENNKVFLESDSQEIQDLSNNITEIKISLTSKEEQKKSLLHEINIIQETIKGNAVLYNQKNSEILNIVSQKNELERQIKQSENESINLINSKRKIISLLEEITLKKDQLIAIKGKKKSEVDNIQVLVDELQDSVHKLDIKRTRLEMQQQTYYNKLWDEYELTYVEALEIRTEIKDVTNTAKEIKDYKTQIKGLGTINEESIVAFEQVKERYEFLKGQQEDLIQAKVSLEKVIKDMEETMKKQFIHYFNIIRENFNVVFKRLFGGGKADLILTDENNILHCGIDIIAQPPGKKLQSLSLLSGGERALTAIAILFAILLEKPTPFCVLDEIEAALDDANVHRYAELLKDLSPKTQFIVVTHRKGTMESADALYGVTMEEEGISKLVSVRLIDIIEDEIAS; encoded by the coding sequence ATGTACTTAAAAAAAATAGAAATGCAGGGCTTTAAATCTTTTGCAAATAAAATAGAAATGAATTTTGATCAAGGTATTACTGGAATAGTAGGGCCTAATGGTAGTGGGAAAAGTAATATTTCCGACGGAATAAGATGGGTACTAGGGGAACAAAGTATCAAAAGCCTAAGGGGTAGTAAAACTGAAGACATTATTTTTTCAGGCACTGCTACAAGAAAAGCCCAAGGAATGGCTGAGGTTTCTTTAACCTTGGATAATTCATTAAAAATATTACCTATAGAATATGATGAGGTAACTATTACTAGAAGAGTATATAGGTCTGGTGAAAGTGAGTATTATATAAATAAATCTCTTTGTAGACTAAAGGATATAAGAGAGCTACTAATGGACACAGGTATAGGGAAAGATGGATACTCAATAATTGGACAAGGTAAAATTGACGAGATATTAAGTAATAAATCTGAGGATCGAAGATTAGTTTTTGAAGAGGCTGCTGGAATTGTAAAGTATAAAACACGTAAGGAAGACTCGGAAAAGAAGCTGCAGTCTACAGATGATAATTTATCGAGAATAGCTGATATAATAAGTGAGTTAGAAGGCCAGTTAGGGCCCCTTGAAAGACAAAGTAAAAAGGCTAAGCAATTCTTAGAATTAAGGGAGAAGCTCCTTAATTTAGAGGTAAGCTTATTTGTAAAAGAAATAGACAAGCATGATATAGAGCTTAGACACATTAAAGATCAATTGGCTGTTTTAGAAAATTCTCTAAATGGGAGGCAGCAGGAGAAGGATGTTCTAATACAGGAATTAAAAGGATTAACTAATGAAATTTTACAAAAAGAAGAGGAATGGTCAAAGCTTCAGAGTGATAAGCATGAAGTAGAAAATAATATTCAAGCTTTAGAGGGAATAATTAACTTAAATAAAGAAAAGAAATTTAATGGGGAACAAAATTTTAATCGAATTACTTCGGAAGTTAAGGATACTAAGCATAAGGAAAATCAACTAAGAATAGAATTAGAAAACAAATTAGAGCAGCTTAAGTATTTAGAAAATGATATTAATGAAATTATAAGTAAGTTAAAGGATACAATTAAAGAGTATGATTTACTTTTAGGTAAAAAGAATAACCAAGAAAAAGAATTAGAAAGTTTAAAATCTAATATAATCGATTCCTTGAACAAAGCATCCGACAAGAAAAGTGAGGCTAAAGGATTTAAGACCCTTATAGAAACAATGGAATTAAGGGAAAAACAAATAGATGAGGATATATCAACAAATAAAGTAAGCTTAAAGTCAATAGCTACTGATATTCAGCATGTTTCTAATCAATTAAAAGTTGAGGAACTGAATATCAACAATATGAGAAAAGATATAGAAATATTGAATAATGAGACTAAACAAATTCAAGTAGATATTAATAACAAATATAAAGAGGTAGAAAAAGCCAAAGGAAATTTAACTCATCAAGCATCAAGACTTAAGGTATTACAGGACTTAGAAAAGGAACACGATGGCTTTAGCAAGGGTGTTAAAAATCTGCTAGCTGCCTGTGAAAATAGCAAAGAGCTTGGTACTGGAGTATATGGAGCTATAGCTAATCTTATAAAAGTTTCTAATGGATATGAGCTTGCAATAGAGACCGCTCTAGGTGCATCAGTTCAAAATATTGTTAGTGAAACTGAAACTGAAGGAAAAAAACTAATTGAGCATTTAAAGAAAAACAATTTAGGAAGAGTAACTATTTTACCAATCAGTGCTATAAAGCCTAAATTTATTAGCTCTCAAGAAGAGAATATAATAAAGGGTTTTGAGGACATATATATTGCTTTTGATATTGTAAAATTCGATAGTAAATTTAAGGATATTATGTCCAATCTGCTTAAAAGGGTAATTATAGTACCTGATTTAACTGTAGGTATAGAGTTAGCTAAAAAGTTAGACTATAAATTTAAAATAGTAACAATAGATGGAGATGTAATAAATATTGGAGGCTCCCTAACTGGGGGGAGTGTCTCTAAAAACAACAGTGGTATTTTTGAGAGAAAGAAAGAGATTGATAATTTATTAGTTAATATAGAAGAATTGCATGTTAACGTGAATAATAAAGAAAGTGAGCTTGAATTAACTAAGACCCTATTAATTGATACAAATAGCAAACTTCATGAAAAAACAAACCAGCTTCAAGAAAAAATGATTGAAATAAATACCTACAATAATAAATTAGAGCAATTAAATAAAGATGAAACTAACAATAATAGAGTTCTTGCTCAGCTAGAAAAGGAAAAGAAGCAAATAAACAGTATAATTATAGATACACAAAACAAGCTGAATATAATAATTGATGACATTAATATAATAGAACTTGATATTGAGAGTGTTAGAAATGAGGTAGAAAATAATAAGGTCTTCTTAGAGAGCGATTCTCAAGAAATTCAAGACTTGAGCAATAATATTACTGAAATTAAAATAAGTTTAACTTCAAAAGAGGAGCAAAAAAAATCATTGCTTCATGAAATTAACATAATCCAAGAAACTATAAAAGGCAATGCTGTATTATATAATCAGAAAAATTCAGAAATATTAAATATAGTTAGTCAAAAAAATGAGTTAGAAAGACAAATTAAGCAAAGTGAAAATGAATCTATAAATTTAATTAATAGTAAAAGAAAAATTATTTCACTATTAGAAGAGATAACACTAAAAAAAGATCAGCTCATTGCTATAAAGGGTAAAAAGAAATCAGAGGTTGATAATATACAGGTTTTAGTTGATGAACTACAGGATAGCGTCCATAAGCTTGATATAAAAAGAACAAGATTGGAAATGCAACAACAAACCTACTATAATAAACTATGGGATGAATATGAGTTAACTTATGTAGAGGCCCTAGAAATCAGAACTGAAATAAAGGATGTAACAAATACAGCTAAGGAAATTAAAGACTATAAAACCCAAATAAAAGGTTTAGGAACGATAAACGAAGAATCTATAGTGGCCTTTGAGCAGGTTAAAGAAAGGTATGAGTTTTTAAAAGGTCAACAGGAGGACTTAATACAAGCTAAGGTTTCCTTAGAAAAGGTAATTAAAGATATGGAGGAAACTATGAAAAAGCAGTTTATCCATTACTTTAACATTATTAGGGAAAACTTCAATGTAGTATTTAAAAGACTTTTTGGTGGTGGTAAGGCAGACTTAATTTTAACTGATGAGAATAATATTCTACATTGTGGTATTGATATTATTGCCCAGCCCCCAGGGAAAAAATTACAGAGCTTATCCCTGTTATCTGGAGGAGAAAGGGCTTTAACTGCTATAGCAATTCTCTTTGCAATACTTCTAGAGAAGCCTACACCATTTTGCGTATTAGATGAGATTGAAGCCGCATTAGATGATGCCAATGTACATAGATACGCAGAACTGCTTAAGGATTTATCACCAAAAACCCAATTTATTGTTGTAACCCATAGAAAGGGAACTATGGAGTCTGCGGATGCTCTTTACGGAGTTACGATGGAAGAGGAAGGCATATCAAAACTAGTTTCGGTAAGACTAATCGATATAATTGAAGACGAAATAGCTAGCTAA
- the ftsY gene encoding signal recognition particle-docking protein FtsY, whose product MFKKFFDKILKNDEEDKKDEIKEVEVELETDDIDELVTEEEILAELQLGEVKENIQEQDEQELQYVEDLEVIEVDDKNKLEDEKVGETKEHEEIKKEEIVEETVPVEEKPEKINLFKRLKEGLSKTKQGITDKVDNLIKSYQKIDEEFFEELEEILITADIGVQTTMEIIDELKDKVKSRKLTDPESIKGLLKEELVAILNNLSDRTLNVDPSPAIILVVGVNGVGKTTSIGKIANKLRNEGKSVLLAAGDTFRAAAIDQLKIWGDRAGVDVIKHQEGSDPAAVIFDAIQAAKARKADVLICDTAGRLHNKVNLMNELGKVFRVVDREYGNATREVLLVLDATTGQNAIQQAKVFKEVVDISGLVLTKLDGTAKGGIVIAISKELNIPVKLIGVGEKVEDLQQFNEDTFVKALFGEE is encoded by the coding sequence ATGTTTAAGAAGTTTTTTGATAAGATATTAAAGAATGATGAGGAAGATAAGAAAGATGAAATTAAAGAGGTAGAAGTAGAACTGGAAACTGATGATATAGATGAATTAGTTACAGAAGAGGAAATACTAGCAGAATTACAATTAGGTGAGGTAAAAGAAAATATTCAAGAACAAGATGAACAAGAACTTCAATATGTCGAAGATTTAGAGGTAATAGAGGTTGATGATAAAAATAAGTTAGAAGATGAAAAAGTTGGAGAAACAAAAGAACATGAAGAGATTAAAAAAGAGGAAATTGTTGAAGAGACTGTACCAGTTGAAGAGAAACCTGAAAAAATTAATCTATTTAAAAGACTGAAAGAAGGGTTATCAAAAACTAAGCAAGGAATCACAGATAAGGTAGACAACCTTATTAAATCATATCAAAAAATCGATGAGGAATTTTTTGAGGAACTAGAAGAAATCCTTATTACAGCTGATATAGGTGTTCAAACTACTATGGAAATCATAGATGAGTTAAAGGATAAGGTTAAATCTAGAAAATTAACTGACCCCGAAAGTATAAAGGGATTACTAAAAGAAGAGCTAGTAGCAATTCTTAACAATTTATCAGATAGAACATTAAATGTTGATCCATCACCAGCAATTATATTGGTAGTAGGAGTTAATGGAGTAGGTAAAACAACTTCTATTGGAAAGATTGCAAATAAGCTTAGAAATGAAGGAAAGAGTGTATTATTAGCTGCAGGTGATACCTTTAGAGCCGCAGCTATTGATCAATTAAAGATATGGGGGGATAGAGCTGGAGTAGATGTTATAAAGCATCAAGAAGGCTCAGATCCAGCAGCGGTTATTTTTGATGCTATACAAGCAGCTAAGGCTAGGAAGGCAGACGTTTTAATATGTGATACTGCTGGTAGATTACACAATAAAGTTAATTTAATGAACGAATTAGGGAAAGTATTTAGAGTAGTAGATAGGGAATATGGAAATGCAACAAGAGAAGTTTTGCTAGTGCTAGATGCAACTACTGGTCAAAATGCTATTCAGCAGGCCAAAGTATTTAAGGAGGTAGTTGATATTTCAGGATTAGTACTAACAAAATTAGATGGTACTGCTAAGGGTGGTATTGTAATTGCGATTAGTAAGGAGTTAAATATTCCTGTAAAATTAATAGGAGTAGGAGAGAAGGTAGAAGACCTTCAACAATTCAACGAAGATACCTTTGTTAAGGCTTTATTTGGTGAAGAATAG